CGGGCCCGCAGCTGGGCGCCGTCCGGATCGACTCCGGCGACCTGACCCTGCTCGCCCACCGGGTGCGCCGCCAGCTCGACGAGCTCGGCGCCACCGCCACGAAGATCATCGTCACCTCCGACCTGGACGAGTACGCCATCGCCGCGCTCGCCGCCGCCCCGGTCGACGGCTACGGCGTCGGCACCAGCCTGGTCACCGGCAGCGGCCACCCGACCTGCGCGATGGTCTACAAGCTGGTCGCTCGCGAGTCGGTGCCCGGCGGCGAACTCGTCCCGGTCGCCAAGCGCTCGGCCGGCGGCAAGACCAGCGTCGGCGGCCGCAAGTGGGCCGCCCGCCGCCCCGACCGGGACGGCTTCGCCGAGGCCGAGGTGGTCGGCACCGGCCCCGTCCCGGCCGAGCTGGAGCCGCACCTGCTGCACGTCCCGCTGATCACCGACGGCGAGGTGGTCGGCCGCGAGCCGCTGGACGCCGCCCGCGACCGCCACCGCCGGGCCCGCGCCGCGCTGCCGCTGTCGGCGACCCAGCTCTCCCGCGGCGAGCCGGTGATCAACACCGAGCGGCAGGCCAACTGAACCGCCGGACGCGGACCCGGGCGGGGCGGGCGGGGGCGCCGGGCGGGCACGGACGCCGGGCGGGGCGGGCGCGGACGTGGCTTTGCCCGGCTTTGCCCCGCGGCGATCCCCCGGCGGCGCCCCGGCACTTTCGCGCCCGCCCCGCACTGCCTAGAGTGCCAACCGCTGTACCGTCCGGGCCCCGCCCGGACCACCCCGACGCCACCGCGGCCGAGACCCCCGGGCTCCGGGCCGCATCCCAGCTCCCCACGAGCCAACGAGAGAAGAGCCAGCCATGCACCGGGCCCTGATCGTCGTCGACGTGCAGAACGACTTCTGCGAGGGCGGCAGCCTTCCCGTCGCCGGCGGGGCCGAGGTCGCGGCCGCGATCACCGACCTGATCGCCGAGTCCGCCCCCGGCTACGCCCACATCGTCGCCACCCGCGACCACCACATCGACCCAGGCCCGCACTTCGCCGCCGAGCCCGACTACGTCCGCTCCTGGCCGGTGCACTGCGTGGCCGGCACCGAGGGCGTGGGCTTCCACCCCAACTTCGCCCCTTCGGTGACCTCGGGCGCGGTCGAGGCGGTCTTCTCCAAGGGCGCGCACGCCGCCGCGTACAGCGGCTTCGAGGGCTTCGACGAGCACGGCGGCACCCTCACCGACTGGCTGAACGAGCGCGGCGTCACCGACGTCGACGTGGTCGGCATCGCCACCGACCACTGCGTCCGCGCCACCGCCCTGGACGCCGCCCGCGAAGGCTTCGCCACCCGCGTCCTGCTCGACCTGACGGCCGGCGTCGCCCCCGCCACCACCGCCGAGGCGCTGGCGGAACTGCGGTCCGCCGGGGTCGAGCTGGCCGGCACACCGGTCGTCCGCGCCTGACCGGACGTCAATCTACTTGCCTTCAAGGTGTTTTCAGCGCTCGGTGACCACCAGCTCCACCACGTCCTCGCCGCCGATCCCGTACGCCTGCGCCAACTCGTCGCCGACCGCGTCCCGTTCGGCGGCGAGGCGGGCGGAGCCGACGTACACCACCCGCACGCCCAGGTACTCCATCCGGTGCTGGCCGCCGCGCACCCAGGCCGCCTCGCCCTCGCTGACGCAGCGCAGCTCGGAGTCGACCTCCACCGCCACTGCGGCCTCGGGCCAGTACAGGTCCGGCACCGCGACGTAGGTGCCGCCGCGCATCCGCAGCTCGGGGCCGGGCAGCGGCAGCGGCAGGCCGCGCTCCACCGTCAGGGCCACCAGCTCGGTGAACGCGGCCTCCCGGCGCGCCGCCAGCAGTTCGTCCACCGCCGCCCGCACCCGAGGCACCTCCAGCAGCCGCGCCTCGGCCAGTTCGGCCAGCAGCTCCGCCA
This is a stretch of genomic DNA from Kitasatospora fiedleri. It encodes these proteins:
- a CDS encoding isochorismatase family protein — its product is MHRALIVVDVQNDFCEGGSLPVAGGAEVAAAITDLIAESAPGYAHIVATRDHHIDPGPHFAAEPDYVRSWPVHCVAGTEGVGFHPNFAPSVTSGAVEAVFSKGAHAAAYSGFEGFDEHGGTLTDWLNERGVTDVDVVGIATDHCVRATALDAAREGFATRVLLDLTAGVAPATTAEALAELRSAGVELAGTPVVRA